One part of the Humulus lupulus chromosome 9, drHumLupu1.1, whole genome shotgun sequence genome encodes these proteins:
- the LOC133801748 gene encoding uncharacterized protein LOC133801748 encodes MSQPEDSLRGIDFGGNPPAGPRLKRLRGSKSTAGGSTKSPAKEKEKTPSSQVEGAILLAAGAGHMPPPPHRSPSATQDVGMEVGTPAAVVPDVRISVDPQDLEKIPEAFQGTVYESASYAVNHFYKFKEKELRAIETMSPVHVIESSMDMTLTGIAAVHRGITRTRAQLEEMRAEHQTALQEAKDALATSKAELERTRSKVQELETSLATSRTDLEAAKTEAQAALEAERATSEQSMQELFYRCWAHNPEADFSFMPSSLWARLLVKFQAHLTKRCRPRRLGKPLVRRSRVRPRPPRGRLTGLRALFSSLFYFEVFCVILSTRYFYLETICLAILTYIFLHAFGYNTLLFFFF; translated from the exons atgtctcagcccgaggatagcctgcggggcatagacttcggggggaatcccccagcagggccaagattgaaaaggctccgagggtCCAAGAGCACAGCTGGGGGCTCCACCAAATCTCCagcaaaggagaaggaaaaaaccccaTCATCCCAGGTCGAGGGGGCAATTCTTCTTGCTGccggagcaggacacatgcccccgccgccccaTCGATCTCCATCAGCCACCCAGGACGTGGGAATGGAGGTCGGGACCCCGGCTGCAGTGGTCCCCGACGTACGCATCTCGgtcgatccccaggatctggagaagatcccagaagccttccaggggacggtgtatgagtcggcgagctacgccgtcaaccatttctacaagttcaaagagaaggagctccgggctattgagacaatgagcccggtccacgtaatagagtcttcgatggacatgaccctaacg ggcatcgctgccgtacaccgaggcatcaccaggaccagagctcagctcgaggagatgagggctgAGCACCAGACCGCCCTTCAGGaggcgaaagatgcgctggcgacctcgaaggccgagctagagaggacccgctcgaaggtccaagagcttgagacatcccttgccacctcgcgaacagacctcgaggcagcgaagaccgaggcccaggccgcccttgAAGCCGAACGGGCCACCTCGGAACAGTCCATGCAGGAACTGTTCTATCGTTGCTGGGCCcacaacccggaggctgacttctctttcatgccgtcgagtctctgggcgcgcttgttggtgaagttccaagcccacttgacaaagaggtgccgccctcggagactggggaagcctctggtgcggcggagcagggtgagaccgcgacctccaaggggccgactgacggggcttagggcgcttttttcttctcttttttattttgaagtattttgtGTAATCCTTAGCACGAGGTATttttacctcgagacaatttgccttgcaattttaacttatatatttcttcatgcttttggctacaatacacttctttttttttttttttga
- the LOC133802359 gene encoding putative serine/threonine-protein kinase codes for MVFKLISTSNSASNLDSSNFLLLCLTSYLNQELEKIMSCSCFGASASKTKKGSGQANHGIDENLLESIRHFSYNELKSATNNFHVSNKLGRGGFGTVYKGTLKGGVVVAVKALSAQSKQGVHEFLTEIKTISNVRHFHLVELIGCCVDDGNRILVYEYVENNSLERALLSSRVTNIKLDWSKRSAICLGIARGLAYLHEELKPHIVHRDIKASNILLDKDLNPKIGDFGLAKLFPDNITHISTKIAGTTGYLAPEYALGGQLTLKADIYSFGVLILEIVSGRSNSKDNWGGSQQKLLVEWAWQLHEEGRLLEIVDAELSEFPKEEVTRYMKVAFFCTQAAANRRPLMSQVVDMLSRNIRINDKQLTAPGSFQDSKLRGSSSKNTGSISQEMSSVPVTITQVTPR; via the exons ATGGTCTTCAAGCTAATTTCCACAAGCAATTCTGCATCAAACTTGGACAGCTCCAATTTTCTGCTTCTATGCTTGACCAGTTACCTTAACCAG gaGTTGGAGAAAATTATGAGTTGTAGCTGCTTTGGTGCTTCAGCATCAAAGACCAAAAAGGGTTCTGGTCAGGCTAACCACGGCATAGATG AAAATTTGCTGGAAAGTATAAGACATTTCTCCTACAATGAGTTAAAATCAGCAACAAATAATTTTCATGTGAGCAATAAACTAGGGCGCGGAGGCTTTGGAACTGTTTACAAG GGAACCTTAAAAGGCGGTGTAGTAGTTGCGGTGAAGGCACTTTCTGCTCAGTCAAAGCAGGGAGTGCATGAGTTTTTGACAGAGATTAAGACCATATCGAACGTCAGGCATTTCCATCTTGTTGAGTTGATAGGGTGCTGTGTTGATGACGGAAATCGGATTTTGGTCTACGAATATGTGGAAAATAACAGCCTTGAACGCGCGTTGTTAA GTTCAAGGGTTACAAACATCAAACTAGACTGGAGTAAAAGGTCTGCTATTTGCTTGGGCATTGCTAGGGGTCTCGCATATCTCCATGAAGAACTCAAGCCGCATATTGTCCATAGAGACATCAAAGCTAGCAACATACTCCTTGACAAAGATCTAAACCCGAAGATTGGTGACTTTGGGTTGGCAAAACTCTTCCCGGATAATATTACTCACATTAGCACAAAAATTGCTGGAACAAC AGGTTATTTGGCACCAGAATATGCATTGGGTGGTCAGTTAACCTTGAAGGCTGATATTTACAGTTTCGGTGTTCTAATACTTGAAATAGTTAGTGGCAGAAGCAATTCAAAGGATAATTGGGGAGGGTCTCAGCAGAAGCTTCTTGTGGAATGG GCATGGCAGCTTCATGAGGAGGGGAGACTCTTGGAGATAGTTGATGCAGAGTTAAGCGAATTCCCAAAGGAAGAAGTCACCAGATACATGAAGGTAGCATTCTTTTGCACTCAGGCAGCCGCCAACCGAAGGCCGCTGATGAGCCAGGTCGTTGacatgctctcaagaaacatccGAATCAACGACAAACAACTTACAGCCCCCGGTTCCTTTCAAGACTCGAAACTTAGAGGATCTTCTTCGAAAAATACTGGCTCAATTAGCCAAGAGATGAGTTCTGTCCCCGTCACTATAACTCAGGTGACCCCTCGATAA
- the LOC133802360 gene encoding clathrin light chain 1-like, whose amino-acid sequence MDSFDGYGDELNSSGRHFDDNDVVVVENFSAYDSFSSSTFPADQHQSDEYVSVDHSTAAPSPFGFEDPNPNYSDSSPFGSVHVENGNGNGNGSPFESYGLGDDGIGDGVFSSDGPVLPPPGEMEPEEGYALREWRRQNAILLDEKEKKEKEMRNKILEEAEEYIIAFYGKRKLNVETNKTSNREKEKLYLANQENFHKNADKQYWKAIAELIPHEVPNIEKKRGKKDQDKRPSITVVQGPKPGKPTDLSRMRQILVKLKHTPPPHMIPPPPAPAKDAKDGKDAKDTKDAKDGKTGKTVPAAKDATASKEEAPPTPTIDQPAI is encoded by the exons ATGGATTCCTTCGACGGCTACGGCGACGAGCTCAACTCTTCCGGCCGCCATTTCGACGACAACGACGTCGTCGTCGTTGAGAATTTCTCCGCCTACGATTCCTTCTCCTCCTCCACCTTCCCCGCCGATCAACACCAATCCGATGAGTATGTCTCCGTAGACCACTCCACCGCCGCCCCTTCGCCCTTCGGATTTGAAGATCCGAACCCTAACTATTCCGATTCTTCTCCGTTTGGTTCTGTTCACGTCGAGAATGGGAACGGGAACGGGAATGGAAGTCCGTTCGAGTCTTATGGCTTAGGTGACGATGGAATTGGCGATGGAGTTTTCTCTTCCGATGGTCCTGTGCTTCCGCCTCCCGGCGAGATGGAGCCTGAGGAAGGTTACGCTCTTCGTGAATGGAGGCG TCAAAATGCCATTCTGCTTgatgagaaggagaagaaggaaaaggaaatgaGAAACAAAATTCTTGAAGAAGCCGAGGAATACATAATAGCTTTCTATGGGAAAAGGAAGCTTAATGTCGAGACTAACAAAACTAGCAACAGAGAAAAAGAGAAG CTATACTTGGCTAACCAAGAGAATTTCCACAAAAATGCGGACAAGCAATATTGGAAAGCAATAGCAGAGCTTATTCCTCACGAGGTTCCGAATATCGAGAAGAAGAGAGGCAAGAAAGATCAAGACAAGAGGCCATCAATCACAGTTGTCCAGGGTCCAAAGCCTGGGAAACCCACTGATCTTTCACGAATGAGGCAAATACTTGTGAAGCTGAAGCACACACCCCCACCTCACATGATTCCGCCCCCACCTGCTCCCGCTAAAGACGCCAAAGATGGCAAGGACGCTAAGGACACAAAAGACGCCAAAGATGGAAAAACTGGTAAAACTGTGCCAGCTGCAAAAGATGCCACCGCCTCTAAAGAAGAAGCACCACCTACTCCAACCATTGATCAGCCTGCTATATAA